A genomic region of Anas acuta chromosome 1, bAnaAcu1.1, whole genome shotgun sequence contains the following coding sequences:
- the ANGPTL5 gene encoding angiopoietin-related protein 5 isoform X2 gives MNCFRVTSLISLSIFLVSWGETVISNVKPCSSKYLTEQLVSSCGKALEQNLVSSNLFGTRNVGAVDKPLKAEEKNKSADISKQKEQCLVPCDVQAKILRGEKQYMCRNLQNSLVEYARSTKKLVRNMMDDQQSSLDYLSNQVNELMNRVLLLNAEVLRKHLDPLPYKAVQSHGLDCTDIKDTIGSVSKTPTGLYIIHPEGSNYPFEVLCDMDFQGGGWTVVQKRTDGIITFQRTWSEYLDGFGDLSGEFWLGLRKIFHIVNQKATSFSLYVDLESENDKHAYAAYDGFWIEDEACSFKIHLGHYSGNAGDAFRGYRKEDNQNSMPFSTFDVDNDGCRPVCTIKQQPVKSCSNFSESTGWWFNQCGLANLNGVHRYTGRFLATGIHWDTWTVNNKPVKIKSVSMKIRRTFNPYFN, from the exons ATGAACTGCTTTAGGGTAACTTCATTGATATCTCTTAGTATATTTTTGGTCAGCTGGGGAGAGACTGTCATAAGTAATGTCAAACCTTGTTCATCTAAG TATTTAACTGAACAGCTGGTGAGTAGCTGTGGTAAAGCCCTGGAACAAAACTTGGTTTCAAGCAACTTATTT GGCACAAGGAATGTTGGAGCTGTGGACAAACCACTcaaggcagaagagaaaaataaatccgcagatatttcaaaacaaaaagaacaatgcCTTGTACCATGTGATGTTCAAGCTAAAATTTTACGAGGGGAAAAACAGTACATGTGCA gaaattTACAGAACTCTCTTGTTGAATATGCAAGAAGCACAAAAAAGTTGGTGAGAAACATGATGGATGATCAACAGTCTTCCTTGGATTACCTTTCTAATCAG GTGAATGAACTCATGAACAGAGTTCTTCTTTTGAATGCAGAAGTTTTGAGAAAGCATTTGGATCCACTTCCTTACAAAGCAGTTCAATCTCATG GGTTGGATTGCACTGATATTAAAGATACCATCGGTTCTGTTTCAAAAACTCCAACTGGTCTGTACATTATTCATCCAGAAGGATCAAATTATCCTTTTGAG GTTTTGTGTGACATGGATTTTCAAGGAGGTGGATGGACTGTAGTTCAGAAAAGAACCGATGGaatcattacatttcagagaacATGGTCTGAATATCTGGATGGATTTGGTGACCTATCTG GGGAATTTTGGCTTGGATTGAGGAAGATTTTTCATATAGTAAACCAAAAAGCAACTAGTTTCAGTCTTTATGTGGATTTGGAATCAGAAAATGACAAGCATGCCTATGCAGCATATGATGGATTTTGGATAGAGGATGAAGcatgttcttttaaaatccatttggGGCATTATTCAGGAAATGCTG GTGATGCCTTTAGAGGATACAGAAAAGAAGATAATCAGAATTCAATGCCTTTCAGCACATTTGATGTTGATAATGATGGGTGTAGGCCAGTGTGCACTATTAAACAACAGCCTGTAAAGAGCTGCAGTAACTTCAGTGAGAGCACTGGATGGTGGTTCAACCAGTGTGGCCTTGCAAATCTTAATGGTGTTCATCGTTACACAGGTAGATTTCTTGCAACTGGGATTCACTGGGATACATGGACAGTAAACAACAAACCTGTCAAAATTAAATCAGTTTCAATGAAAATTCGGAGAACCTTTAATCCATATTTCAATTAA
- the ANGPTL5 gene encoding angiopoietin-related protein 5 isoform X1, translating into MNCFRVTSLISLSIFLVSWGETVISNVKPCSSKYLTEQLVSSCGKALEQNLVSSNLFGTRNVGAVDKPLKAEEKNKSADISKQKEQCLVPCDVQAKILRGEKQYMCSEHISFKGNLQNSLVEYARSTKKLVRNMMDDQQSSLDYLSNQVNELMNRVLLLNAEVLRKHLDPLPYKAVQSHGLDCTDIKDTIGSVSKTPTGLYIIHPEGSNYPFEVLCDMDFQGGGWTVVQKRTDGIITFQRTWSEYLDGFGDLSGEFWLGLRKIFHIVNQKATSFSLYVDLESENDKHAYAAYDGFWIEDEACSFKIHLGHYSGNAGDAFRGYRKEDNQNSMPFSTFDVDNDGCRPVCTIKQQPVKSCSNFSESTGWWFNQCGLANLNGVHRYTGRFLATGIHWDTWTVNNKPVKIKSVSMKIRRTFNPYFN; encoded by the exons ATGAACTGCTTTAGGGTAACTTCATTGATATCTCTTAGTATATTTTTGGTCAGCTGGGGAGAGACTGTCATAAGTAATGTCAAACCTTGTTCATCTAAG TATTTAACTGAACAGCTGGTGAGTAGCTGTGGTAAAGCCCTGGAACAAAACTTGGTTTCAAGCAACTTATTT GGCACAAGGAATGTTGGAGCTGTGGACAAACCACTcaaggcagaagagaaaaataaatccgcagatatttcaaaacaaaaagaacaatgcCTTGTACCATGTGATGTTCAAGCTAAAATTTTACGAGGGGAAAAACAGTACATGTGCA GTGaacatatttctttcaaaggaaattTACAGAACTCTCTTGTTGAATATGCAAGAAGCACAAAAAAGTTGGTGAGAAACATGATGGATGATCAACAGTCTTCCTTGGATTACCTTTCTAATCAG GTGAATGAACTCATGAACAGAGTTCTTCTTTTGAATGCAGAAGTTTTGAGAAAGCATTTGGATCCACTTCCTTACAAAGCAGTTCAATCTCATG GGTTGGATTGCACTGATATTAAAGATACCATCGGTTCTGTTTCAAAAACTCCAACTGGTCTGTACATTATTCATCCAGAAGGATCAAATTATCCTTTTGAG GTTTTGTGTGACATGGATTTTCAAGGAGGTGGATGGACTGTAGTTCAGAAAAGAACCGATGGaatcattacatttcagagaacATGGTCTGAATATCTGGATGGATTTGGTGACCTATCTG GGGAATTTTGGCTTGGATTGAGGAAGATTTTTCATATAGTAAACCAAAAAGCAACTAGTTTCAGTCTTTATGTGGATTTGGAATCAGAAAATGACAAGCATGCCTATGCAGCATATGATGGATTTTGGATAGAGGATGAAGcatgttcttttaaaatccatttggGGCATTATTCAGGAAATGCTG GTGATGCCTTTAGAGGATACAGAAAAGAAGATAATCAGAATTCAATGCCTTTCAGCACATTTGATGTTGATAATGATGGGTGTAGGCCAGTGTGCACTATTAAACAACAGCCTGTAAAGAGCTGCAGTAACTTCAGTGAGAGCACTGGATGGTGGTTCAACCAGTGTGGCCTTGCAAATCTTAATGGTGTTCATCGTTACACAGGTAGATTTCTTGCAACTGGGATTCACTGGGATACATGGACAGTAAACAACAAACCTGTCAAAATTAAATCAGTTTCAATGAAAATTCGGAGAACCTTTAATCCATATTTCAATTAA
- the ANGPTL5 gene encoding angiopoietin-related protein 5 isoform X3 has protein sequence MNCFRVTSLISLSIFLVSWGETVISNVKPCSSKGTRNVGAVDKPLKAEEKNKSADISKQKEQCLVPCDVQAKILRGEKQYMCSEHISFKGNLQNSLVEYARSTKKLVRNMMDDQQSSLDYLSNQVNELMNRVLLLNAEVLRKHLDPLPYKAVQSHGLDCTDIKDTIGSVSKTPTGLYIIHPEGSNYPFEVLCDMDFQGGGWTVVQKRTDGIITFQRTWSEYLDGFGDLSGEFWLGLRKIFHIVNQKATSFSLYVDLESENDKHAYAAYDGFWIEDEACSFKIHLGHYSGNAGDAFRGYRKEDNQNSMPFSTFDVDNDGCRPVCTIKQQPVKSCSNFSESTGWWFNQCGLANLNGVHRYTGRFLATGIHWDTWTVNNKPVKIKSVSMKIRRTFNPYFN, from the exons ATGAACTGCTTTAGGGTAACTTCATTGATATCTCTTAGTATATTTTTGGTCAGCTGGGGAGAGACTGTCATAAGTAATGTCAAACCTTGTTCATCTAAG GGCACAAGGAATGTTGGAGCTGTGGACAAACCACTcaaggcagaagagaaaaataaatccgcagatatttcaaaacaaaaagaacaatgcCTTGTACCATGTGATGTTCAAGCTAAAATTTTACGAGGGGAAAAACAGTACATGTGCA GTGaacatatttctttcaaaggaaattTACAGAACTCTCTTGTTGAATATGCAAGAAGCACAAAAAAGTTGGTGAGAAACATGATGGATGATCAACAGTCTTCCTTGGATTACCTTTCTAATCAG GTGAATGAACTCATGAACAGAGTTCTTCTTTTGAATGCAGAAGTTTTGAGAAAGCATTTGGATCCACTTCCTTACAAAGCAGTTCAATCTCATG GGTTGGATTGCACTGATATTAAAGATACCATCGGTTCTGTTTCAAAAACTCCAACTGGTCTGTACATTATTCATCCAGAAGGATCAAATTATCCTTTTGAG GTTTTGTGTGACATGGATTTTCAAGGAGGTGGATGGACTGTAGTTCAGAAAAGAACCGATGGaatcattacatttcagagaacATGGTCTGAATATCTGGATGGATTTGGTGACCTATCTG GGGAATTTTGGCTTGGATTGAGGAAGATTTTTCATATAGTAAACCAAAAAGCAACTAGTTTCAGTCTTTATGTGGATTTGGAATCAGAAAATGACAAGCATGCCTATGCAGCATATGATGGATTTTGGATAGAGGATGAAGcatgttcttttaaaatccatttggGGCATTATTCAGGAAATGCTG GTGATGCCTTTAGAGGATACAGAAAAGAAGATAATCAGAATTCAATGCCTTTCAGCACATTTGATGTTGATAATGATGGGTGTAGGCCAGTGTGCACTATTAAACAACAGCCTGTAAAGAGCTGCAGTAACTTCAGTGAGAGCACTGGATGGTGGTTCAACCAGTGTGGCCTTGCAAATCTTAATGGTGTTCATCGTTACACAGGTAGATTTCTTGCAACTGGGATTCACTGGGATACATGGACAGTAAACAACAAACCTGTCAAAATTAAATCAGTTTCAATGAAAATTCGGAGAACCTTTAATCCATATTTCAATTAA
- the ANGPTL5 gene encoding angiopoietin-related protein 5 isoform X4 — protein sequence MNCFRVTSLISLSIFLVSWGETVISNVKPCSSKGTRNVGAVDKPLKAEEKNKSADISKQKEQCLVPCDVQAKILRGEKQYMCRNLQNSLVEYARSTKKLVRNMMDDQQSSLDYLSNQVNELMNRVLLLNAEVLRKHLDPLPYKAVQSHGLDCTDIKDTIGSVSKTPTGLYIIHPEGSNYPFEVLCDMDFQGGGWTVVQKRTDGIITFQRTWSEYLDGFGDLSGEFWLGLRKIFHIVNQKATSFSLYVDLESENDKHAYAAYDGFWIEDEACSFKIHLGHYSGNAGDAFRGYRKEDNQNSMPFSTFDVDNDGCRPVCTIKQQPVKSCSNFSESTGWWFNQCGLANLNGVHRYTGRFLATGIHWDTWTVNNKPVKIKSVSMKIRRTFNPYFN from the exons ATGAACTGCTTTAGGGTAACTTCATTGATATCTCTTAGTATATTTTTGGTCAGCTGGGGAGAGACTGTCATAAGTAATGTCAAACCTTGTTCATCTAAG GGCACAAGGAATGTTGGAGCTGTGGACAAACCACTcaaggcagaagagaaaaataaatccgcagatatttcaaaacaaaaagaacaatgcCTTGTACCATGTGATGTTCAAGCTAAAATTTTACGAGGGGAAAAACAGTACATGTGCA gaaattTACAGAACTCTCTTGTTGAATATGCAAGAAGCACAAAAAAGTTGGTGAGAAACATGATGGATGATCAACAGTCTTCCTTGGATTACCTTTCTAATCAG GTGAATGAACTCATGAACAGAGTTCTTCTTTTGAATGCAGAAGTTTTGAGAAAGCATTTGGATCCACTTCCTTACAAAGCAGTTCAATCTCATG GGTTGGATTGCACTGATATTAAAGATACCATCGGTTCTGTTTCAAAAACTCCAACTGGTCTGTACATTATTCATCCAGAAGGATCAAATTATCCTTTTGAG GTTTTGTGTGACATGGATTTTCAAGGAGGTGGATGGACTGTAGTTCAGAAAAGAACCGATGGaatcattacatttcagagaacATGGTCTGAATATCTGGATGGATTTGGTGACCTATCTG GGGAATTTTGGCTTGGATTGAGGAAGATTTTTCATATAGTAAACCAAAAAGCAACTAGTTTCAGTCTTTATGTGGATTTGGAATCAGAAAATGACAAGCATGCCTATGCAGCATATGATGGATTTTGGATAGAGGATGAAGcatgttcttttaaaatccatttggGGCATTATTCAGGAAATGCTG GTGATGCCTTTAGAGGATACAGAAAAGAAGATAATCAGAATTCAATGCCTTTCAGCACATTTGATGTTGATAATGATGGGTGTAGGCCAGTGTGCACTATTAAACAACAGCCTGTAAAGAGCTGCAGTAACTTCAGTGAGAGCACTGGATGGTGGTTCAACCAGTGTGGCCTTGCAAATCTTAATGGTGTTCATCGTTACACAGGTAGATTTCTTGCAACTGGGATTCACTGGGATACATGGACAGTAAACAACAAACCTGTCAAAATTAAATCAGTTTCAATGAAAATTCGGAGAACCTTTAATCCATATTTCAATTAA